A segment of the Amycolatopsis thermophila genome:
ACGGTGTCTGTCCACCGGTGTGGCTGCCCAGGTGGATTCCGTTGACCCACACGGAAGCCGCGTAGTCGACCGCGGCGAAGTGGAGGATCAGGCGGTGGCCGGGCGGGATCGGCGGGGTGTCGACCTCGCGCCGGTACCAGACCACACCGTGTGGTCCGGGCTCGTGCACGCCGGAGAGTTCCGACTCCGGTGGGTACGGGACGGTGATGGTGCGATCGAAGGCGTCCGGCTTGGTGAACCACTGGCCGGCGAGGCCGCGATCGTCGTCGTCGAAGGCGAAACCCCACTCGCCGTCCAGCTCGAACCACTCCGAGCGGACGAGCTGCGGTCGTGGGCAGAGGCGGTCCGGGTCGGCGGCGATCATGACAAAACCCTACGACAGGAAGGAGGATTGGGCATCGAACTGTGAGCTGCTGGCTTCGGCGTCGTGACTGCCGGGTCGGCCTGGTGCCGGGCACCGACAGGACTCCCGGCGGCGCGGTAATCACCCGGCGGGCCCGCGGCCGGCCACCTCCCGCGCTCTCCCGTTTGGGACGACCCGAAAGGGGTGATCCGGTGTCCCAGCACCAGGTTTCACGTGAGGTGTGGCGCGCTTTCCTCGCGCAGCAGGGCGATGGTGGAACCATCACCGCGACCCGTGATGCGGGTGATGCCGTTCGGCGCCCTGGTCGAACTTCTGTCGCGGGTCCCCGGGCTGCTGCCGCGGCCCGCCTAGACGGAAGTCGAGCCCGGCTCGCCTATCGAGGTCCGCATCGCGAACCGTCGAGAACCGTCGTGTGAGCGTGGTTCCCGCCTGATGGCGGAGTGCGGGGGCAGAACGGCGCGAGCTCGGCCGGACGGGCCGTTCGGCGGGAGGTGAGGCCGCCGCCTGCCAGCAGGCCTCGCAGCACTCCTTGCGGCGCTCCCGGCGCACCTTGCCGCGCACGGTGCGACAGCCGCGCCGCATACGTTGCGGCGCACCTCGCCACGCTCGCCACACATGTGGCGCCATACCTGCCTGCCGATCGTCGCGGCGCACCGCCCCACGCCACGCGGCGCACCTTCACGCGCACGATGCGGCAGCCTTGCCGCTGCGCCGCACGATGCGGCAACTTCGCCGCGGCGCACCTCGCCTCGCTCGCCACACATGTGGCGGCATACCTTCCTGCCGATCGTCGCGGCGCACCGCCCTATGCCACGCGGCACGCCGCCCCACGCCACGCGGCGCAGCTTGCCGCGCACACTGCGGCAACTTCGCCGCGCACCTGGCGCGGCGCGCGCCGCGCAGCACCGGGGGCGAGTGCCGGGGCGTCAGCCCTGCCTGACGTCCACTACGACGCAGCTGATGTTGTCCGGGCCGCCGCCGGCGTTGGCCAGCTCCACCAGCCGCTGCACGGCCGCCTGCGGCTCCGCCACGGTCGCCAGGACCTCCGTCAGCGCCGGGGGCGGCACCACGTCCGACAGCCCGTCCGAGCAGATCAGGTACCGGTCGCCGGGCTGGGCATCCAGCACGAAGAGGTCCGGCTCGGGCTCGCCGGCGCCCTGCAGGGCACGCGTCAGCACCGACCGCTGGGGGTGGCTCCCCGCCAGCTCCGGGGAGATCCGCCCCTGGTCCACCAGCTCCTGGACCACAGTGTGGTCCCGCGTCACCTGCACCAGCTCGCCGTCCCGGAGCCGGTAGGCACGCGAATCACCGACGTGCGCCACCGCGAACGACGCGCCGTCCCACGCCAGCACGGTCAGCGTGGTCCCCATGCCCTGCAGCCCGCTGTCCTCTTCGACCAGCGCGCGCAACCGCCGCCCGGCGTCGGACACCGCGGCGGCCAGCGCCTCCACGTCGGGCTTGCCGGACTCGGCCGCCAGCCGCTCGTCCAGCGCGGCGACGGCCGCGATCGCGCCCGAGCTGGCGACCTCACCGGCCACATGACCACCCATCCCGTCGGCAACGGCGAGCAGACGGGGACTCGTGAACACCGAGTCCTCGTTCGCTTCGCGTCGCTGCCCGACGTCGGAAGCCACGGCGTAGGAAATCGTCAGCGGCCCAGGTTCCATACCTGAAGTAAAGCAGCGGCCCTCGAACCGCGGCACAGCCTCACCCCGTCCGGGGCCCCATGCGCCACAATCGGCAGCGTGTGGTTCGCCATCCTGGGTCCCGTCGAGGCGCGGTCCGCGGCCGGGAACCCGGTGCCCCTCGGCGGGCCGCGGCCCCGGTCCCTCCTCGCCCTCCTGCTGCTCGACGCCGGTCGCGTCGTCGGCACCGAACGCCTCATCGACGGCCTCTACGGCGACCAGCCACCCGGCGACGCGGCCAACGCGCTGCAGGCCCAGGTGTCCCGGCTCCGCCGCAAACTGGGCGACGAGGCCCGCATCGAATCCAACCCCGCCGGCTACCGGCTCGCGATCGAACCCGACCACGTCGACGTCCACCGGTTCACGCGGCTCGCCCGCGACGGCCGGGACGCCCTCGACCGGAACGAGCACGCCCGCGCCGCGAAACTCCTGCGCGACGCCCTCGCCCTCTGGCGCGGCCCGGCACTGGCCGACGTGCGCGAAGCACCCTTCGCGGAGGCGCACGCCGTCCGCCTGGACGAACTGCGCACCACAGCCATCGAGGACCGCGCCGAAGCCGACCTCGCCCTCGGCGAATCCCGCGCGATCATCGGCGAGCTCACCGACCTGTGCGCTGCCCACCCACTCCGCGAACGGCTGCGCGTGCTGCTCATGCGCGCACTCGCCGCCAACGGCCGCCAAGCCGAAGCGCTCACCGTCTTCGAAGACGCCCGCCGCACACTCGCCGACGAACTCGGCGCCGACCCGTCCCCCGAACTCGCCGCCGCCCACCTCACGGTGCTGCGCGCCGAGGCGCCCCCCGAACCGCCGCGCCTGCCCGGCCAGCTCACCAGCTTCATCGGCCGCGAACCCGAACTGGCGCGGATCGCGGCCCTTCTCGACAGCAACCGGCTGGTCACACTCGCCGGCCCGGGTGGCGCGGGGAAGACCCGGCTGTCCATCGAGACCGGCGCCCGCCAGCAAGGCGAGGCCTGCTTCGTCGACCTCTCCCCCGTCACGAGCGGCGGCGACGTCGCTCAGGCCGTGCTCACCGCGCTCGGCCTGCGGGAGACCGCCCTGTTCGCCTCCCCGGGCGCGTCCCCGGACCCGGTCGGCCGGATCGAGGTGGCGCTCACCGGCCGGCGGATGCTGCTGATCTTCGACAACTGCGAGCACGTCATCGCCGACGCCGCGAAGCTCGTCCACCGCTTGCTGGCGTCCTGCCCCGGCCTGCGGGTGCTCGCCACCAGCCGCGAGCCGCTGGGCATCACCGGCGAAGCGCTGTGCCCCGTCCCGCCCCTGGCGCTCCCCCCGCCCGGCACCGGCTCCGCGGATGCCACGACCTACCCCTCGGTGCGGTTGTTCGCCGACCGCGCCGCCGCCGCGCGAGCGGATTTCCGGCTCGACGACGACGCGGTCCAGCGCGTGCTCCGGATCTGCACCGCACTCGACGGGATGCCCCTGGCCATCGAGCTGGCCGCGGCGCGGCTGCGGACCCTGTCGCTGGACCAGCTCGAAGCCCGCCTCGACGACCGGTTCCGCCTGTTGTCCAAAGGCAGCCGCACCGCGGCGCCCCGGCACCAGACGCTGCACGCCGTCGTGGAGTGGAGCTGGGACCTCCTCGACCCGGACGAACAGGACCTGGCCCGGCGGCTGGCCGTCTTCGCCGGCGGTGCCACCGCCGAGGCGGTCGCGCGCGTGTGCGGACTGTCCGAACCGGACGCCGAGGACCTGCTCGACAACCTTGTCGACAAGTCGCTCGTCGAGTACTCCGGGGGGCGGTACCGCATGCTGGAGACGATCCGGGCGTTCAGCGCGCAACGGCTCGACGAATCCGGCGAACGGGACAGGCTGGACCGGGCACACGCCGAGTACTTCCTCACCTTGGCCCGGACCGCGGACTCGTTCCTGCGCCGCGCCGAGCAGGTCGACTGGCTCGCGCGGCTGTCCGCCGAGCGGGCGAACCTGAACGCCGCGTTGCGCTGGGCGGTCGACGCGGACACCCGGCTGGCGCTGCGGCTCGTCGGGGCGCTCTCGTCGTACTGGCGGATGCAGGGGGTGCGCAGCGAGATCGGGCCGGTCGCCGCCCGGTTGCTGGCGAAACTGCCGCCGGAACCGCCCGACGACCTGGCGGAGGAGTACGCGCTGTGCGTGCTCAACGCCGCGCCGGCCAACCCGCCGGGCCTGGCCGGGCACCTGCGGCGGGTCGAGTCGATCATGGCTTCGCTGACGTGGCCGCTGCGCCAGCCCTACCTGCTCGTGTACTGGGCGCTGTTCGCCGGCCCGCCGGACCCGGCGCACGAGCCGAGCGACCTGGAACGGGCGATGTTCGACGGCGACCCGTGGTTCCAGGCGCTGGGGTACTTCTCGATGAGCTACCTCCGCCTCTACAACGGAGAGCCGGCTGCGGCTGAGGAGGCGTTCGTCCGGTCGCTCGAGCTGTTCCGGGAGCTCGGCGACCGGTGGGGCGTCGCCCAGGTGCTGGACGGGCTGGCAGCGGCCGCCGACCTGCGGGGCGACCGGGCCACCTCGCTCGCGCTGCTCGACGAGGCGATCGAACTGCTCAAACAGCTCAACGCGACGGAGGAGCTGGCCGAACTGTGGTACCGGCGGGCCGACCGGCTGCTGCGCGACGGCGACCTGACCGACGCCGAGGCCGGGTACCGTCGTGCGGCGGATCTGGCCCGGCGGGCGGGCGCCCGGACGGTGCTCGCTCACGCGGACCGCGGGTTCGGCGAGCTGGCGCGGCGGCGGGGTGACCTCGCGGAGGCGCGGGCGCACTACGAGCGCGCGCTGGGCGCGCTGGGAGCGGACTGGCAGAGCGAGGCCGCGGGCGCCCAGATCCTGACGGGGCTGGGACGTCTCGCGGAGGCCGAGGGCGACCTGACGCGCGCGCGGACGCAGCACCGGCAGGCGCTGGACGTGACATTGGCACAGCACTTCCGGACGAACGTCGCGGACGCCGTCGAGGGGCTGGCGGGGGTGACGCTGCTCGACGGCGAGCCCGGGGAGGCCGCCGAGCTGCTCGGGATGGCGGTCGCGCTGCGCGGCACGGCCCATCCGGGTGACCAGGACGTGGCGGGCGTCGCGGCCGGCTGCCAGAAGCTCCTCGGCGCCGACGCGTTCGCCGACGCGTACGACCACGGCGCGGCGATGCCCGCCGAGGAGATCATCGCGCGCCTGCGTGCACCGCGGGAGGCGTAGCCGGGGCAGCGTGGCAGGAGTTCCCGGCGCCGCGAGCGTGGCAGCGACGAGAGCGCCCGAGTCACGGGGGCCGGGCTACCGCACGCGCGCAATGCGGCACGCGCCGCACAAGCAACCCAGACACCGCGAACACGACACGCGCGGCAGCGACGAGAACACCCAGGCCTCTGCGCCCGGTACCGCACGCACACCGGGCGACACCCGCCCCACAAGCAACCCAGACACCGCGGAGCACGACACGCGCGGCAGCGACGAGAACATCCAGGCCGCGTCGCCGGGGTAACGCACGCACATTGCGACACCTGCCGCACAAACAACCCAGACACCGCGAGCACGGCACGCGCGGCCGCGACGAGAACACCAGGCCGCTGCGCCCGGGGTACCGCACGCGCACCGGGCGACACCTGCCGCACAAGCAACCCGGGCACCGCGAGCACGGGCAGGCGTGGCACGACGAGAGCGCCCAAGTCGCGTTGCCCAGGTACCGCACCCGCACCGCGCCACACCAGCCGCACAAACAACCCAGCCACCGCGGAGCACGGCACGCGCGGCAGCGACGAGAGCATCCAGGCCGCGTCGCCGGGGTAACGCCGCACACTGTGCGACACCTGCCGCACAAGCAACCCGGGCACCGGTAGCACAGCAGCGACGAGAGCGCCCAAGTCGCGTTGCCCAGGTACCGCACCCGCACCGCGCCACACCCGCCACACAAACAACCCAGCCACCGCGGAGCACGGCACGCGCGGCAGCGACGAGAACACCAGGCCGCTGCGCCCGGGTACCGCACGCGCACCGCGCCACACCCGCCCCACAAACAACCCAGACACCGCGAGCACAGCAGCGACGAAAGCGCCCGAGTCACGATGCCCGAGCTACCGCACGCGCGCAATGCGGCACGCGCCGCGCCCGCCGCACCCCGGCAAGCGGCCCGCGGAACGCCGCCGGCTGTGCGGTGGCCGCAGGTGGCCAGCCCGCTGCCAGGACCCCCGGCAGGGCCTCAGATGCCGTAGTCCTTCACCTTCAGCGCGTTCGCCGCCTTCAGGGTCATCCGGTCGAACACGCCCGAGAACACCCGCGTCGTCAGCATGCGGTGCGACTGGTTGCGCAACCACAGTCCCCGCGCGGTGCGCGGCGCCAGGAACGGGCCCGTGCCCTTCGCCTGCTTGGCACCCGCCTCGGCGGCGGGGCGGACCTCCGCCTCGTACCGGCCGAACGCCACCGCGTGGTCCCCGCCCGCCGCGGCCAGCTCACCGGCCAGCACGTACGCCGCCATCATCGCCAGGCCCGTGCCACCGCCGCCCGGGCCCACGCCCCAGCCCGCGTCGCCGACCAGGGCGACCCGTCCGCGCGTGTACGCGGGCAGGTAGACGTGCGCCAGCTCGTCGAAGTACAGGTCGTCCGCGTCGGCCAGTGCGGCGACCAGCCGCGGCACCTCCCAGCCGACCCTGGCGTAGACCTCCGCGATCGTCCGCTTCAGCTGGACCTCGTCCTTGCGCTCGAAGCGCCGCCCCTCCAGCGGGAACACCAGACCAGCGCTCGCCGGGCCGTCCGGGTCCTGCGCGGACAACGTCACGCCCCGCCCCGGCACGTTGTAGATCAACCCGGTGTGGTCCAGCCGCAGGTGGTTCGGCGCGGTGAACCCGGCGAACGCGTACCCCATCTCCGTGCGGAACCGCGACTCCGGCCCGAACGCGAGCGCCCGCACCCCCGAGTGCAGCCCGTCGGCACCGATCACCAGGTCCACGGTCCGCGGCGCGCCGTGGGCGAACGTGACCTCCACGCCGGCCGCCGTCTCGGTCAGCGACGTGATCCAGTCCCCGAACACGTACTCGGTGTCCGCCCTCGTCGCCTCGTACAGCACCCGGCTCAGATCGCCGCGCTGGATCTCGACCTCGCCGCTGATCATCGACGCCGGCAGGCTCGCCACCCGTGTCCCGGACTCGTCCAGGATGTGCTGCTCCCCCATCGACGTCTGGTGCGCGCGGATCTCCTCCAGCAACCCCATCAGACGCAGCACCCGCATCTGCTCGCCGCGGAAGTCCACCGCCTGCCCACCCTCGCGCAGCGCGGGCGCCCGCTCCACCACCGTCGTCGACCACCCCAGGCGGTTCAGCCAGTAGGCCACCGACGGGCCGGCGATGCTCGCGCCGGAAATGAGAACGGTCCTGCTCATGTGTGCCTCCTCGTCTCGGATGACCCGAGCTTCGCGAGCAGCGCTGACCGTCGGCTGACCGTGGGCTGACCGGCCCTCCGGGCACGGCCGGGTTACCCTGCTGGCCGTGCTGGTGTTGCTCCCCCCTTCGGAAACCAAGGCTGCCGGTGGCGACGGTCCACCGCTGGATCTGGACGAGCTGTCGTTCCCGGAGCTGAACCCCCTGCGGCGCAAGATCGCCGACGCGCTGGTCGACCTCGCCGCCGACGTCCCGGGGAGCCTGGACGTGCTCGGGCTGTCGCGGCGCCAGGAGGACGAGGTCGCGCGCAACGCCGCGCTCTGGACCTCCCCGACCCTGCCCGCACTGGAGCGCTACACCGGCGTCCTCTACGACGCGCTGGACTACGGCGGGATGCGCAAGGCCGCGCGGGCCAAGGCGGACCGCCGCCTCGCCGTCGCCTCCGCGTTGTTCGGCATCGCCCGCGGCGACGACCGCATCCCGGCCTACCGGCTCTCCGGCGGCACGTCCCTGCCCGCGCTGGGCTCGTTGCGCTCGCTGTGGCGTCCGGTGGCCGAACCCGCACTGGCCGAAGTGGACGGCCTGATCGTCGACCTGCGGTCGGGCGCCTACGCCGCGCTGGCCCGCGTCCCGCATGCGATCACCGTGCGGGTGGTCACGGCGAGCGGCCGGACCGTGAGCCACTTCAACAAGGCCTACAAGGGAAAGCTCGCGGCGGCGCTGGCGACCGCGTCGCGCGAACCCTCCACTGTGGAGGGCTTGATCGACGCCGCCGAGAAGGCCGGGATCACGCTCGACCGCGTCGGCGAGCAGGAGCTGGAGCTGATCACCGACCGGTGAACCGCTCCGGCCGGTAGGGCTCGAGGTCGACCGTGATCTCTTCGCCGAGCGCGAGGCACGCGATCAGGCGACCGGCGAACGGCGCCGCGGTCAGGCCACCGTGGCCGAAGCCGGTGGCGATCAGCACGTCCGGCCGGTCCTCGAGCGGGCCGAGCAGCGGCAGGCCGTCCGGCGAGGCGGGCCGGAACCCGACCCGCGTCTCCAGCAGCGTCGCCTCGGCCAGGCCGGGCGCGACGGTCAGGGCGTGGTCCAGCACCTCCCGCTGGCCGGCGGCGGTGACCCGGTGGTCGAACCCCGAGCCGGTCTCCCGCGTCGCGCCCGCGACGACCCGCGAGCCGGGGAAGGCCAGCAGGTAGTGGCTGGACACCGGCAGCACGACGGGCCATCGCGCGGTGTCGGTACCGGGTAGTTCGAAGTGGCTGATCTGACCGCGTTGCGGCGCCACCGGGACGGCGGGCAGCAGCTCCCCGGTCCAGGCGCCGGCCGCGACGACGACCCGGTCGCCGGCCAGCTCCTCGTCGCCGATCCGCAGGCCGCGCGGGGTCAGCGCGGCCCGCCCCTGGACGATCCGGGCGCCGCGCCGGACCGCCGCGTCCAGCAGGGCCTGCCGCATGCGCCGTCCGTCGACCCGGCCGCCGCCGGAGACGTGCACGGCGGCCAGGCCGGGGGCGAGCGCGGGGAACAGCTCACGGGCCTGCGCCTGGTCGAGCCGCTCGACCCGTCCCGCGGCGGGCTCACCGGCGACCCGGTCGCCGACGCGCCGGTACTCCTCGTCCAGTTCGGTCTCGTCGGCCGAGACGATCATCCCACCGACCACCTCGAACGAGGTGTTCGCGGCGCCGTCCTCGGCCAGCTGCGCCACCAGGTCCGGGTAGTACGCGGCGGCGGCCGCGGCGAAGCGGTATTCGTCGTCACCCCGCCGGCTCGTCCACGGGCACACGATGCCGGCGCCCGCGGCGGTGGCCACGCCCGGACGGTCCTCGTCGACTACGACGACGTCCGCGCCGCGCCGGGCGAGCTGGTGGGCCGCACTCGCCCCGGCGATCCCGGAGCCGATCACGAGAACACGCATGCCCGCCAGTCTGCCCGTTATTCGGTTGCGGCCACACCACCGTCACGGGCACGATCACCCGAGTGCCGGTGCGCTGGGCCCGGTGGGAAGTGAAGGAGGTGCGTCGTGTCCGTCGTTGTCCTGGGCCGTGCCCTCCTCGCCCAGCCACCCGCCCCGCCCGCCTGATCCCGCGCCGGTGGGGCACTCATCCCTGGAGACCCACCAGTGCGCCAGCACGATTCCGAAGACTTCACGCCACGCTCACGCCGTCGCCGCCCGCGGTTCGACGACGACATCAACCCCGTCCGCAGCGGCCGCCTCACCCCGGACGAACGGGAACGGCTCGCCCGGCTGCGCGACGACTCCTACGCCGAACCGGAGATCCCCGGCGGCGCCGACCGCTATTCGACCTGGGACAGCGCCGAGCACGGCCCGCGCCCGCACCCGGCGTGGGTGATCACCGAACTGGCCGCCGTGGACACCGAGCTCGGTGTCCTCAAGACCGGCAAGGAGGCCGAGGTGCACCTGCTGCGCCGCGGCCTGCCGGACGGCAGCCGGGAATGCCTGCTCGCCGCGAAGCGTTACCGCTCTAGCGAGCACCGTCAGTTCCACCGCGACTCCGGGTACCTCGAGGGCAGGCGCATGCGCCGGTCACGGGAGAACCGGGCGATGGCGCAGCGGACCTCGTTCGGCCGCAACCTCATCGCCGAGCAGTGGGCGGTCGCCGAGTTCGCCGCGCTCAGTCGGTTGTGGACGATCGGGGTGCCGGTGCCCTACCCGGTGCAGCGGGACGGCACCGAACTGCTGCTGGAGTTCGTCGGCGACGCCGACGGCACGGCGGCACCGCGGCTGGCGCAGCTGCGCCCCGAGCCCGACGAACTGCAGGACCTGTGGTTCCAGACGCTCGGTGCGCTCGACGTGCTGGCGTCCGAGGGGCTCGCGCACGGAGACCTGTCCGCCTACAACATCCTCGTCCACGACGGCCGGATCGTGCTGATCGACCTGCCGCAGGTGGTCGATGTGGTGGCCAATCCGAGGGGAGCGGAGTACCTCAGCCGTGACGTCCACAACATCTCCGGGTGGTTCGCCGCACGGGGACTGCAGGTCGGAGCCGATGACCTGGCATCCGACCTGCGGAAGCGGGCGGGGCTGACGTGAGGTCCCGGACGGTCTTCGGGTATTCTGATCACAGTCCGCAACCGGGCGACGTGAATTCGGGTCGCCCCCTTCCTGGAACGCGGACACACCACCGATGGCGCAGCCGCGCCGGGTTCGTCCTTGTGAAAGCCCGCCGAACTTGTCTTCCGCCTGCCTGCGCGCAGGCACACCGGGCCTCCCTTGCGACGTACCACCACGTCCGAGAGGCAGTGCGTGAGCATCACCCTTGAGTCCACTTCCACCGTGCAGTCGTTTGCCGACCTGAACCTGCCCGAGCCCCTGCTCGGGGCGTTGCGCAAGGCCGGCCTCGACGCACCCTTCCCGATCCAGTCGGCGACCCTGCCGGACGCGCTCGCGGGGCGCGACGTGCTCGGCCGGGCGCAGACCGGGTCCGGGAAGACCCTCGCCTTCGGGCTGGCCCTGCTGGCCCGCCTCGACGGCGGCAAGGCCCGGTCGCGGAAAC
Coding sequences within it:
- a CDS encoding PP2C family protein-serine/threonine phosphatase — translated: MEPGPLTISYAVASDVGQRREANEDSVFTSPRLLAVADGMGGHVAGEVASSGAIAAVAALDERLAAESGKPDVEALAAAVSDAGRRLRALVEEDSGLQGMGTTLTVLAWDGASFAVAHVGDSRAYRLRDGELVQVTRDHTVVQELVDQGRISPELAGSHPQRSVLTRALQGAGEPEPDLFVLDAQPGDRYLICSDGLSDVVPPPALTEVLATVAEPQAAVQRLVELANAGGGPDNISCVVVDVRQG
- a CDS encoding BTAD domain-containing putative transcriptional regulator, whose protein sequence is MWFAILGPVEARSAAGNPVPLGGPRPRSLLALLLLDAGRVVGTERLIDGLYGDQPPGDAANALQAQVSRLRRKLGDEARIESNPAGYRLAIEPDHVDVHRFTRLARDGRDALDRNEHARAAKLLRDALALWRGPALADVREAPFAEAHAVRLDELRTTAIEDRAEADLALGESRAIIGELTDLCAAHPLRERLRVLLMRALAANGRQAEALTVFEDARRTLADELGADPSPELAAAHLTVLRAEAPPEPPRLPGQLTSFIGREPELARIAALLDSNRLVTLAGPGGAGKTRLSIETGARQQGEACFVDLSPVTSGGDVAQAVLTALGLRETALFASPGASPDPVGRIEVALTGRRMLLIFDNCEHVIADAAKLVHRLLASCPGLRVLATSREPLGITGEALCPVPPLALPPPGTGSADATTYPSVRLFADRAAAARADFRLDDDAVQRVLRICTALDGMPLAIELAAARLRTLSLDQLEARLDDRFRLLSKGSRTAAPRHQTLHAVVEWSWDLLDPDEQDLARRLAVFAGGATAEAVARVCGLSEPDAEDLLDNLVDKSLVEYSGGRYRMLETIRAFSAQRLDESGERDRLDRAHAEYFLTLARTADSFLRRAEQVDWLARLSAERANLNAALRWAVDADTRLALRLVGALSSYWRMQGVRSEIGPVAARLLAKLPPEPPDDLAEEYALCVLNAAPANPPGLAGHLRRVESIMASLTWPLRQPYLLVYWALFAGPPDPAHEPSDLERAMFDGDPWFQALGYFSMSYLRLYNGEPAAAEEAFVRSLELFRELGDRWGVAQVLDGLAAAADLRGDRATSLALLDEAIELLKQLNATEELAELWYRRADRLLRDGDLTDAEAGYRRAADLARRAGARTVLAHADRGFGELARRRGDLAEARAHYERALGALGADWQSEAAGAQILTGLGRLAEAEGDLTRARTQHRQALDVTLAQHFRTNVADAVEGLAGVTLLDGEPGEAAELLGMAVALRGTAHPGDQDVAGVAAGCQKLLGADAFADAYDHGAAMPAEEIIARLRAPREA
- a CDS encoding FAD-dependent monooxygenase, with amino-acid sequence MSRTVLISGASIAGPSVAYWLNRLGWSTTVVERAPALREGGQAVDFRGEQMRVLRLMGLLEEIRAHQTSMGEQHILDESGTRVASLPASMISGEVEIQRGDLSRVLYEATRADTEYVFGDWITSLTETAAGVEVTFAHGAPRTVDLVIGADGLHSGVRALAFGPESRFRTEMGYAFAGFTAPNHLRLDHTGLIYNVPGRGVTLSAQDPDGPASAGLVFPLEGRRFERKDEVQLKRTIAEVYARVGWEVPRLVAALADADDLYFDELAHVYLPAYTRGRVALVGDAGWGVGPGGGGTGLAMMAAYVLAGELAAAGGDHAVAFGRYEAEVRPAAEAGAKQAKGTGPFLAPRTARGLWLRNQSHRMLTTRVFSGVFDRMTLKAANALKVKDYGI
- the yaaA gene encoding peroxide stress protein YaaA, with the translated sequence MLVLLPPSETKAAGGDGPPLDLDELSFPELNPLRRKIADALVDLAADVPGSLDVLGLSRRQEDEVARNAALWTSPTLPALERYTGVLYDALDYGGMRKAARAKADRRLAVASALFGIARGDDRIPAYRLSGGTSLPALGSLRSLWRPVAEPALAEVDGLIVDLRSGAYAALARVPHAITVRVVTASGRTVSHFNKAYKGKLAAALATASREPSTVEGLIDAAEKAGITLDRVGEQELELITDR
- a CDS encoding NAD(P)/FAD-dependent oxidoreductase, translated to MRVLVIGSGIAGASAAHQLARRGADVVVVDEDRPGVATAAGAGIVCPWTSRRGDDEYRFAAAAAAYYPDLVAQLAEDGAANTSFEVVGGMIVSADETELDEEYRRVGDRVAGEPAAGRVERLDQAQARELFPALAPGLAAVHVSGGGRVDGRRMRQALLDAAVRRGARIVQGRAALTPRGLRIGDEELAGDRVVVAAGAWTGELLPAVPVAPQRGQISHFELPGTDTARWPVVLPVSSHYLLAFPGSRVVAGATRETGSGFDHRVTAAGQREVLDHALTVAPGLAEATLLETRVGFRPASPDGLPLLGPLEDRPDVLIATGFGHGGLTAAPFAGRLIACLALGEEITVDLEPYRPERFTGR
- a CDS encoding serine protein kinase RIO yields the protein MRQHDSEDFTPRSRRRRPRFDDDINPVRSGRLTPDERERLARLRDDSYAEPEIPGGADRYSTWDSAEHGPRPHPAWVITELAAVDTELGVLKTGKEAEVHLLRRGLPDGSRECLLAAKRYRSSEHRQFHRDSGYLEGRRMRRSRENRAMAQRTSFGRNLIAEQWAVAEFAALSRLWTIGVPVPYPVQRDGTELLLEFVGDADGTAAPRLAQLRPEPDELQDLWFQTLGALDVLASEGLAHGDLSAYNILVHDGRIVLIDLPQVVDVVANPRGAEYLSRDVHNISGWFAARGLQVGADDLASDLRKRAGLT